One region of Roseicitreum antarcticum genomic DNA includes:
- a CDS encoding ATP phosphoribosyltransferase regulatory subunit → MVPVDALRARAVGQRIFDRFQAAGAAPVAADVLQPAETLLDLYGEDIRARAYVTHDPLRGEMMLRPDFTVPVVQAHMAHGADPARYTYLGRVFRKQDHSPRASEYLQAGFEVFDRADPSGADAEVFVLFADILSHLPLRAVTGDMGLIRAAVAGLETSDARRAALMRHIWRPGRFRALLDRFAGRADAAPARVAMLERMRADDPATLIAQAGQMNGLRSEAEILARIKALQDDATQPPIPAGQVAQLDDLLALALPARDALNHLRTLDWPAIAPAVARLSARLDAMEARGINTQTLPFQASFGRTTMEYYDGFVFGFLGSDDAPPVASGGRYDALTAVLGQGRAIPAVGGVIRPALVAALEGAA, encoded by the coding sequence ATGGTGCCCGTGGACGCCCTGCGCGCCCGTGCCGTGGGCCAGCGGATATTTGACCGCTTTCAGGCCGCAGGTGCCGCCCCGGTCGCTGCCGATGTGCTGCAACCTGCGGAAACCCTGCTGGATCTGTACGGCGAGGACATCCGCGCCCGCGCCTATGTCACCCATGACCCCCTGCGCGGCGAGATGATGCTGCGCCCGGATTTTACCGTGCCGGTGGTGCAGGCGCATATGGCGCATGGCGCGGACCCGGCGCGCTATACCTACCTTGGCCGGGTGTTTCGCAAACAAGACCACAGCCCGCGCGCCAGCGAATACCTGCAAGCGGGCTTCGAGGTGTTCGACCGCGCCGACCCCTCTGGCGCGGATGCCGAAGTGTTTGTGCTGTTTGCGGATATCCTGTCGCATCTGCCCCTGCGCGCAGTAACCGGCGATATGGGCCTGATCCGCGCGGCGGTCGCGGGGCTGGAAACATCGGATGCGCGTCGCGCGGCGCTGATGCGTCACATCTGGCGGCCCGGGCGCTTTCGCGCCCTGCTGGACCGTTTCGCGGGCCGCGCCGATGCCGCCCCCGCACGGGTGGCGATGCTGGAACGGATGCGCGCCGATGATCCCGCGACCCTTATCGCGCAGGCCGGGCAGATGAATGGCCTGCGGTCGGAAGCCGAAATTCTGGCCCGCATCAAGGCGCTGCAAGACGACGCAACCCAACCGCCGATCCCTGCCGGGCAGGTCGCGCAGCTGGATGACCTGCTGGCGCTGGCGCTGCCTGCGCGGGATGCGCTGAACCATTTGCGCACGCTCGACTGGCCCGCGATTGCGCCTGCCGTGGCCCGTCTGTCGGCCCGGCTGGACGCGATGGAGGCCCGTGGGATCAACACCCAAACCCTGCCGTTTCAGGCCAGCTTCGGGCGCACCACGATGGAATATTACGACGGTTTCGTCTTTGGCTTTCTGGGGTCAGACGATGCGCCGCCCGTCGCCTCCGGTGGGCGGTATGACGCGCTGACGGCGGTGTTGGGACAGGGCCGCGCCATCCCGGCGGTAGGCGGCGTGATCCGCCCCGCGCTGGTCGCCGCACTGGAGGGCGCGGCATGA
- the hisS gene encoding histidine--tRNA ligase, with product MAKTTEKPSKQRRPKAETPKGFRDYLGSEVTARKAMLDKIAAVYHRYGFDPLETSAVETVEALGKFLPDVDRPNEGVFAWEEDKDWLALRYDLTAPLARVAAQYRNDLPSPYRRYAMGPVWRNEKPGPGRFRQFYQCDADTVGAASVAADAEICAMLADALEAVGIERRDYVVKVNNRKVLNGVMEVAGILDPSDPSKFEAERGIVLRAIDKLDRLGVEGVRALLGEGRKDESGDFTKGARLGVAEQTVLMQFVDASRLIDERLKQMQETAGDESPELRTLAVGAQLRGNLRFRSILGTLPGWDELRNKVTIQILRDIVRASPSGLEGVAELEEIATLLDAQGYGPDRIVIDPSVVRGLGYYTGPVFEAELTFEITDEKGRPRQFGSVAGGGRYDDLVKRFTGQTVPATGVSIGVDRLLAALAAKGHGAKADPGPVVVTVMDRDRMADYQAMVGTLRAAGIRAEVYLGNPKNFGNQLKYADKRNSPVAIIQGADEAARGMVQVKDLILGAKIAASASHEEWKSQPAQYEVPLADLVATVRKILDAG from the coding sequence ATGGCAAAGACCACCGAGAAACCGTCCAAACAGCGCCGCCCGAAGGCCGAGACGCCCAAAGGTTTCCGCGACTATCTCGGGTCCGAGGTGACGGCGCGCAAGGCCATGCTGGACAAGATCGCCGCCGTCTATCACCGCTATGGCTTTGACCCGCTGGAAACCAGCGCGGTCGAAACGGTCGAGGCGTTGGGCAAGTTCCTGCCCGATGTGGACCGCCCGAATGAAGGCGTGTTCGCGTGGGAGGAAGACAAGGACTGGCTGGCGCTGCGCTATGACCTGACCGCGCCACTGGCCCGCGTGGCCGCGCAATACCGCAACGACCTGCCCTCGCCCTACCGCCGCTATGCGATGGGGCCGGTGTGGCGCAATGAGAAGCCCGGCCCGGGGCGGTTCCGGCAGTTTTATCAGTGTGATGCGGATACTGTAGGCGCTGCCAGCGTGGCGGCGGATGCCGAGATCTGCGCCATGCTGGCCGACGCGCTGGAAGCCGTGGGGATTGAACGCCGCGACTATGTGGTGAAGGTGAACAACCGCAAGGTGCTGAACGGGGTGATGGAAGTTGCGGGCATTCTGGACCCATCCGATCCGTCGAAGTTCGAGGCCGAACGCGGCATTGTGCTGCGCGCGATTGATAAGCTGGACCGGCTGGGGGTCGAGGGAGTACGCGCGCTGCTGGGTGAGGGGCGCAAGGACGAGAGTGGGGATTTCACGAAGGGAGCGCGGCTGGGAGTTGCTGAACAAACAGTGCTGATGCAATTCGTTGATGCATCCCGTTTAATCGACGAGCGTCTGAAACAGATGCAAGAGACCGCTGGAGACGAATCCCCAGAACTTCGAACATTGGCAGTCGGTGCCCAACTAAGAGGTAATCTGAGGTTTCGATCTATCTTGGGGACGCTGCCAGGATGGGACGAATTAAGGAATAAAGTCACGATTCAGATACTTAGGGATATTGTTCGTGCCTCACCATCGGGCCTCGAAGGCGTCGCCGAACTCGAAGAAATCGCCACCCTCCTCGACGCCCAAGGCTACGGCCCCGACCGCATCGTCATCGACCCCTCCGTCGTGCGTGGCCTTGGCTACTACACCGGCCCGGTGTTCGAGGCCGAACTGACCTTCGAGATCACCGATGAAAAGGGCCGTCCCCGCCAGTTCGGCAGCGTTGCGGGCGGCGGGCGGTATGATGATCTGGTCAAACGCTTTACAGGCCAGACCGTGCCCGCCACTGGCGTCAGCATCGGGGTGGACCGTTTGCTGGCCGCTCTCGCTGCCAAGGGGCACGGCGCAAAGGCCGATCCCGGCCCGGTGGTGGTGACTGTGATGGACCGTGACCGCATGGCGGATTATCAGGCCATGGTCGGCACCCTGCGCGCCGCCGGTATCCGGGCCGAGGTGTATCTGGGCAACCCGAAAAACTTCGGCAACCAGTTGAAATACGCCGATAAACGCAACTCGCCCGTCGCGATCATCCAGGGCGCGGATGAGGCGGCGCGCGGTATGGTGCAGGTGAAGGACCTGATCCTTGGTGCGAAAATTGCCGCCAGCGCCAGTCATGAGGAATGGAAAAGCCAGCCCGCGCAATACGAGGTGCCGCTGGCCGATCTGGTGGCAACCGTGCGCAAGATACTGGACGCAGGCTGA
- a CDS encoding exodeoxyribonuclease VII small subunit, with protein MSTETPIAELSFEQALKELEQVVGKLEQGEVALDQSIDLYERGAALKKHCEARLKAAEARVEQIRLSENGTPQGTQPFDAG; from the coding sequence ATGAGCACGGAAACACCTATCGCTGAGCTGAGCTTTGAACAGGCGCTCAAGGAACTGGAACAGGTTGTCGGCAAGCTGGAACAGGGCGAAGTCGCGCTGGACCAGTCCATTGACCTTTATGAGCGCGGCGCCGCGCTGAAGAAACACTGCGAGGCCCGCCTGAAAGCCGCTGAGGCACGGGTGGAGCAGATCCGCCTGTCGGAAAACGGCACGCCGCAGGGCACCCAGCCGTTCGACGCCGGCTAA
- a CDS encoding histone deacetylase family protein, translating to MSTALISHPDCDTHVTPPGHPEQVARLIHLRQALSVSEFQALRRVEAPLGDEADILRCHPPEYLERIRMAIPPAGIYPLDADTHVSPGSLNAALRGVGAACHAVDMVLEGTVQNAFAATRPPGHHAERATPMGFCLFGNVAIAAKHALEVHGLSRVAVVDFDVHHGNGTQDLLWDEPRALFVSSHQTPLWPGTGAETERGAHDNVLNVPLAAGSDGTAMRAAYQQQVLPRLADFAPELILVSAGFDAHRADPLAQLNWSGDDFIWITRALCDIARTHAGGRVVSVLEGGYDLDALAAAAAGHVAVLMDEGA from the coding sequence ATGAGCACCGCATTAATTTCGCATCCCGACTGCGACACACATGTCACCCCTCCCGGCCATCCCGAACAGGTCGCCAGGCTGATCCATCTCAGACAGGCGCTGAGCGTGTCAGAGTTCCAGGCGCTGCGCCGTGTCGAGGCCCCGCTGGGCGATGAAGCCGACATCTTGCGATGTCATCCCCCCGAATATCTGGAGCGGATCCGCATGGCGATCCCGCCCGCCGGAATCTACCCGCTGGACGCGGATACCCACGTTTCGCCCGGGTCGCTGAATGCAGCCCTGCGCGGGGTCGGGGCGGCCTGTCACGCCGTGGATATGGTGCTGGAAGGCACGGTGCAAAACGCCTTTGCCGCGACCCGCCCGCCCGGCCACCATGCCGAACGCGCCACGCCGATGGGGTTTTGCCTGTTCGGCAACGTGGCGATTGCCGCGAAACACGCGCTGGAGGTACATGGCCTGTCGCGCGTGGCGGTCGTCGATTTCGACGTGCACCACGGCAATGGCACACAGGACCTGCTGTGGGACGAACCGCGCGCGCTGTTCGTGTCCAGCCACCAGACGCCGCTCTGGCCCGGGACGGGCGCGGAAACCGAACGTGGCGCGCATGACAATGTGCTGAACGTGCCATTGGCAGCGGGATCGGACGGGACGGCCATGCGCGCGGCCTACCAGCAACAGGTCTTGCCGCGGCTGGCGGATTTCGCACCCGAACTGATCTTGGTTTCGGCCGGGTTTGACGCGCATCGTGCCGACCCGCTGGCGCAGCTGAACTGGTCGGGCGACGATTTTATCTGGATCACCCGCGCCCTGTGTGACATTGCTCGGACCCATGCAGGCGGACGGGTCGTATCGGTGCTGGAAGGCGGATATGACCTTGACGCGCTGGCGGCCGCAGCTGCCGGGCATGTCGCGGTTTTGATGGATGAGGGCGCATGA
- the mobA gene encoding molybdenum cofactor guanylyltransferase MobA, with translation MTLPAVILAGGRATRIGGGDKGLLMLIPDAAQGRLLDHVIARLAPQVGAMALNANGDPARLAGFGLPVLQDGLPDHPGPLAGILAAMDWAAGQGAASVVTVPADTPFLPRDLVVRLQAAAAPRACGLAVAATRDRDGTVRVHPVCGLWPVALRGDLRATLLDGQRKVTHWTTRHGAALALFAVDDAASSVDPFFNINTPDDLKRARALLGQADDMPAPGGAP, from the coding sequence ATGACGCTGCCTGCGGTCATCCTGGCAGGGGGGCGTGCGACGCGGATCGGCGGTGGGGACAAGGGGTTGCTGATGTTGATCCCCGATGCGGCGCAAGGTCGGCTGCTGGACCATGTGATCGCGCGACTGGCGCCGCAGGTTGGTGCGATGGCGCTGAATGCCAACGGCGACCCCGCGCGTCTTGCCGGTTTCGGGTTGCCGGTGTTGCAAGATGGCTTGCCGGATCATCCCGGGCCGCTGGCCGGGATTCTGGCCGCGATGGACTGGGCGGCGGGGCAGGGGGCGGCGTCCGTCGTCACCGTCCCTGCCGATACCCCTTTCTTGCCGCGCGATCTGGTGGTGCGGTTGCAGGCCGCTGCTGCACCGCGTGCCTGCGGGCTGGCGGTTGCCGCCACGCGGGACCGGGACGGAACCGTGCGGGTGCATCCCGTCTGTGGCCTCTGGCCTGTGGCGCTGCGCGGCGATCTGCGTGCAACCCTTCTGGACGGGCAGCGCAAGGTGACACATTGGACCACGCGGCACGGGGCTGCGCTGGCCCTGTTTGCGGTGGATGACGCGGCAAGCAGTGTTGACCCATTCTTCAACATCAACACGCCGGACGATCTGAAGCGCGCGCGGGCCCTGCTTGGTCAGGCTGATGACATGCCCGCGCCAGGGGGGGCGCCATGA
- a CDS encoding lytic murein transglycosylase, with amino-acid sequence MTLTKRTLLLSLAATGLTACTTPMGGYMTSRARSGPTDPGLRPAPNAAFDNWVAGFRSRAGAAGVTPGTLDAGFRGAGFLPGVVERDRNQVEFTRTLEDYLAIAASEQRVTEGRAALQQYGDILNRIEARYGVPAAVVAAVWGLESSYGTRRGDIPVVSATATLAFDGRRGVFFERQLIAALKIVQNGDIPAGQMTGSWAGAMGHTQFIPTTYEAYAVDFTGDGRRDIWSEDPTDALASAANYLAQSGWVRGQPWGLEVQLPAGFSGPVGRDTTRSAAEWSAAGVRDMDGGRVPDHGPASILTPQGTAGPAFMAFRNFTVITRYNNSENYVIGVGHLSDRLRGGPPIRGSFPPDANGLTIDDRRALQRGLTAAGFDTQGTDGVIGPNTRDAIRAYQARMNLPATGEPSRALLDRLR; translated from the coding sequence ATGACTCTGACCAAACGCACCCTTCTGCTGTCGCTGGCCGCAACCGGTCTGACCGCCTGTACCACACCCATGGGGGGATACATGACCAGCCGTGCCCGTTCTGGCCCCACCGACCCGGGCCTGCGCCCCGCGCCAAATGCCGCGTTCGATAATTGGGTCGCCGGGTTCCGGTCCCGTGCGGGTGCGGCAGGCGTCACGCCCGGCACGCTCGACGCCGGGTTCCGGGGCGCGGGCTTCCTGCCCGGCGTGGTGGAACGTGATCGCAATCAGGTCGAATTCACCCGCACGCTGGAAGATTATCTGGCCATCGCCGCGTCAGAACAACGCGTGACCGAGGGGCGCGCCGCCCTGCAACAATACGGCGATATCCTGAACCGGATCGAGGCGCGCTATGGCGTGCCTGCCGCCGTGGTCGCCGCTGTCTGGGGGCTGGAAAGCAGCTATGGCACGCGGCGCGGCGATATTCCGGTGGTCTCGGCCACCGCGACGCTGGCATTCGACGGGCGGCGCGGGGTGTTCTTTGAGCGCCAGTTGATCGCCGCACTTAAGATCGTGCAGAACGGCGACATCCCGGCGGGGCAGATGACCGGCAGTTGGGCGGGCGCGATGGGGCATACACAGTTCATCCCGACAACGTACGAGGCCTACGCCGTCGACTTCACCGGCGACGGGCGGCGCGACATCTGGTCGGAGGACCCCACGGACGCGCTGGCCTCGGCCGCGAATTACCTGGCACAATCAGGCTGGGTGCGCGGCCAGCCCTGGGGGCTGGAGGTGCAACTACCCGCAGGCTTCAGCGGGCCGGTGGGGCGCGACACCACCCGCAGCGCGGCGGAGTGGAGCGCGGCAGGCGTGCGCGACATGGACGGGGGCCGGGTGCCCGACCATGGGCCTGCGTCGATCCTGACGCCGCAGGGCACGGCGGGTCCGGCTTTCATGGCGTTCCGCAACTTCACCGTCATCACGCGCTACAACAATTCCGAGAACTACGTCATCGGCGTGGGACATCTGTCGGACCGGCTGCGCGGCGGGCCGCCGATCCGCGGCAGCTTCCCGCCCGATGCCAATGGCCTGACCATCGACGACCGGCGCGCCCTGCAACGCGGGCTGACGGCGGCGGGGTTTGACACGCAGGGCACCGACGGGGTGATCGGCCCCAACACGCGCGACGCGATCCGCGCCTATCAGGCCCGCATGAACCTGCCCGCAACGGGGGAGCCATCGCGCGCCCTGCTGGACCGGCTGCGGTAG
- a CDS encoding SlyX family protein translates to MTTERLLAAEEQLAHLSRAVEDLSHIVTAQADEIDLLTRRVAMLLEHARDRQDTGSGAVVLGDERPPHW, encoded by the coding sequence ATGACCACCGAACGCCTGCTGGCCGCCGAAGAGCAGCTTGCCCATCTGTCGCGCGCGGTAGAGGATCTGTCCCACATCGTCACCGCGCAGGCTGATGAGATCGACCTGCTGACCCGCCGTGTGGCGATGTTGCTGGAACACGCGCGCGACCGGCAGGACACGGGCAGCGGCGCCGTGGTGCTGGGGGATGAACGGCCCCCGCATTGGTAG
- a CDS encoding polyprenyl synthetase family protein, whose protein sequence is MRDALTLAASLIGARLDAAIADLPPSTVRDAMAYASAGGKRLRGFLVLESARLHGIGPDMAVQAAAAIEALHAYSLIHDDLPAMDNDDLRRGLPTVHVKWDEATAILAGDALQTLAFELLARDDAAPTIAARLDLVSSLAIAAGGRGMVLGQALDIAAETASAPLTLDQITALQAGKTGALIGWSACAGARMASADTGPLHDYAAALGLAFQIADDILDVEGDAAKAGKRLQKDAAAGKATFVSLLGLDAARARARALCDTACAALAPYGPEAGTLRETARFVISRDM, encoded by the coding sequence ATGCGCGACGCCCTGACCCTTGCGGCCAGCCTGATCGGTGCGCGACTGGATGCAGCGATTGCCGACCTGCCCCCCAGCACGGTGCGCGACGCCATGGCCTATGCCAGCGCGGGCGGCAAACGGTTGCGCGGGTTTCTGGTGTTGGAAAGCGCGCGGCTGCACGGGATCGGCCCGGATATGGCCGTGCAGGCCGCCGCCGCGATCGAGGCGCTGCACGCCTATTCGCTGATCCATGATGACCTGCCCGCGATGGACAATGACGACCTGCGGCGCGGCCTGCCCACGGTGCATGTCAAATGGGATGAGGCGACAGCGATCCTGGCGGGCGACGCGCTGCAGACGCTGGCGTTTGAACTGCTGGCCCGCGATGACGCCGCCCCCACCATCGCCGCGCGGCTGGATCTGGTGTCCAGCCTTGCCATCGCAGCAGGCGGGCGTGGCATGGTTTTGGGGCAGGCACTCGACATTGCGGCGGAAACTGCGTCAGCGCCCCTGACCCTCGACCAGATCACCGCGTTACAGGCGGGCAAGACCGGCGCGCTTATTGGTTGGTCGGCCTGTGCTGGCGCGCGAATGGCCAGCGCCGACACCGGCCCATTGCACGATTATGCCGCGGCACTGGGCCTTGCGTTCCAGATCGCCGATGACATCTTGGATGTAGAGGGCGACGCCGCCAAGGCGGGCAAGCGATTGCAGAAGGACGCGGCGGCAGGCAAGGCGACGTTTGTGTCGCTCCTTGGCCTCGACGCGGCGCGCGCCCGGGCGCGCGCCCTGTGCGACACCGCCTGCGCCGCGTTGGCCCCTTATGGCCCTGAGGCCGGAACCTTGCGGGAAACGGCACGTTTCGTTATCTCGCGCGATATGTAG
- a CDS encoding (deoxy)nucleoside triphosphate pyrophosphohydrolase: MKTVLVSAVALIDTDGRVLLAQRPPGKSMAGLWEFPGGKVEEGETPEAALIRELHEELGIDTHASCLAPLTFASHSYEGFHLLMPLFACRKWTGQMHPREGQVLKWVRPSEMRSYPMPPADIPLIAILRDWL; the protein is encoded by the coding sequence GTGAAAACCGTTCTGGTTTCTGCTGTGGCGCTGATCGACACCGACGGGCGCGTGCTTCTGGCGCAGCGCCCGCCGGGAAAATCCATGGCGGGGCTGTGGGAATTCCCGGGCGGCAAGGTCGAGGAAGGCGAGACGCCCGAGGCCGCGCTGATCCGCGAGCTGCACGAGGAACTGGGCATCGACACTCACGCCAGTTGCCTGGCCCCCCTGACCTTCGCCAGTCACAGCTATGAGGGGTTTCACCTGCTGATGCCGCTGTTTGCCTGCCGCAAGTGGACCGGGCAGATGCACCCGCGCGAAGGACAGGTGCTGAAATGGGTGCGCCCATCCGAAATGCGCAGCTATCCGATGCCGCCCGCCGATATTCCGCTGATCGCGATTCTGCGCGACTGGCTGTAA
- the dxs gene encoding 1-deoxy-D-xylulose-5-phosphate synthase gives MPPSADRPNTPLLDTIASPADLKGLSNRQLRQIADELRQETISAVSETGGHLGAGLGVVELTVALHAVFDTPRDRLIWDVSHQSYPHKILTGRRDRIRTLRMKDGLSGFTKRSESAYDPFGAAHSSTSISAALGFTMARDLGGAPDPALGDAIAVIGDGSMSAGMAFEAMNNAGHLKKRMFVILNDNEMSIAPPTGALSSYLSRLYTEAPFHDLKAAAKSAVGFLPPPFQEGAKRAKHMLKHMAMGGTLFEELGFSYLGPIDGHDMEALMSVLRTVHARATGPMLIHVITKKGKGYAPAEGAADRGHATAKFDMVTGKQAKAPSNAPSYTKVFANALIDEGLRDDKIVAVTAAMPDGTGLNLFAERFPKRCFDVGIAEQHGVTFCAGLAAGGMKPFCTLYSTFLQRGYDQVVHDVAIQRLPVRFAIDRAGLVGADGATHAGSFDVAFLANLPGFVVMAAADEAELVHMVATAAAHDDGPIAFRFPRGEGVGVDMPERGTPLEIGKGRMIQTGARVAILSFGTRLAEVMEASEALTARGITPTVADARFAKPLDRDLILQLARDHEALITIEEGAIGGFGSHVAQLLADEGVFDHGLKFRSMVLPDVFIDQSSPADMYATAGMNAADIEHKVLSTLGVAQMGAKRA, from the coding sequence ATGCCCCCCTCTGCCGACCGCCCGAATACCCCGTTGCTGGACACCATCGCCTCGCCTGCCGATCTGAAGGGCCTGTCGAACCGCCAGTTGCGCCAAATCGCGGATGAACTGCGGCAGGAAACCATTTCCGCCGTATCGGAAACCGGCGGTCACCTGGGTGCGGGCCTGGGCGTGGTGGAACTGACCGTGGCGCTGCATGCCGTCTTCGACACGCCGCGCGACCGGCTGATCTGGGACGTGTCGCACCAATCCTATCCGCACAAGATTCTGACCGGGCGGCGCGACCGCATTCGCACGCTACGCATGAAGGACGGGCTGTCAGGGTTCACCAAACGGTCGGAATCCGCCTATGACCCGTTTGGGGCAGCGCATAGCTCTACCTCGATCTCGGCGGCGCTGGGCTTCACCATGGCGCGCGATCTGGGCGGCGCACCGGACCCGGCGCTGGGCGATGCCATCGCGGTGATCGGCGACGGCTCCATGAGCGCTGGCATGGCGTTTGAGGCAATGAACAACGCAGGCCATCTGAAGAAGCGGATGTTCGTGATCCTCAACGACAATGAGATGTCCATTGCGCCGCCCACGGGCGCGCTGTCGTCTTACCTGTCGCGGCTGTATACCGAAGCACCGTTTCACGACCTGAAGGCCGCAGCGAAATCTGCCGTGGGCTTCCTGCCGCCGCCGTTCCAGGAAGGCGCGAAACGCGCCAAGCACATGCTGAAACACATGGCCATGGGCGGCACCTTGTTCGAGGAATTGGGCTTCAGCTACCTCGGCCCCATCGACGGGCATGACATGGAGGCGCTGATGTCGGTGCTGCGCACCGTGCATGCGCGCGCCACCGGGCCGATGCTGATCCACGTGATTACGAAGAAGGGCAAAGGCTATGCCCCGGCCGAAGGTGCCGCAGACCGGGGCCATGCCACGGCAAAATTCGACATGGTGACGGGCAAACAAGCCAAGGCACCGTCGAACGCGCCAAGCTATACGAAGGTTTTTGCAAACGCCTTGATTGACGAAGGGCTGCGCGACGACAAGATCGTGGCCGTAACCGCCGCGATGCCCGACGGCACCGGGCTGAACCTGTTTGCCGAACGGTTCCCCAAGCGCTGTTTCGATGTGGGCATTGCCGAACAGCATGGCGTGACCTTTTGCGCCGGGCTGGCCGCAGGCGGGATGAAGCCGTTCTGCACCCTGTATTCGACCTTCCTGCAACGCGGCTACGATCAGGTGGTGCATGACGTGGCGATCCAGCGGCTGCCGGTGCGCTTTGCCATTGACCGCGCGGGGCTGGTGGGGGCCGACGGCGCCACCCATGCGGGCAGTTTCGACGTGGCCTTCCTGGCGAACCTGCCCGGTTTCGTGGTCATGGCCGCCGCAGATGAGGCAGAGCTGGTGCATATGGTCGCCACCGCCGCCGCGCATGATGACGGCCCCATCGCCTTCCGCTTTCCGCGCGGCGAGGGCGTGGGCGTCGACATGCCCGAACGTGGCACACCGCTGGAAATCGGCAAGGGCCGGATGATACAGACCGGTGCGCGCGTGGCGATCCTGTCCTTTGGCACCCGGCTGGCCGAGGTCATGGAAGCCTCCGAGGCGCTGACCGCGCGCGGAATTACCCCTACCGTGGCCGATGCGCGGTTTGCCAAGCCGCTGGACCGCGACCTGATCTTGCAACTGGCGCGCGACCATGAGGCGTTGATTACCATCGAGGAAGGCGCGATAGGCGGCTTCGGTAGCCATGTCGCGCAATTGCTGGCGGATGAGGGCGTGTTTGACCATGGGCTGAAATTCCGCTCCATGGTGCTGCCCGATGTGTTCATCGACCAGTCGAGCCCTGCCGACATGTACGCCACCGCCGGGATGAATGCTGCCGACATTGAACACAAGGTACTGTCCACGCTGGGCGTGGCCCAGATGGGCGCAAAGCGCGCCTGA
- the hisG gene encoding ATP phosphoribosyltransferase: protein MPLKLGVPSKGRLMDKTFDWFGDHGVTLRRAGAAREYAGAVEGVEGVELVLLSAGEIPRELAAGRIHLGVTGSDLVREGLADWTQQVTELALMGFGHADLIIAVPSVWVDVETLDDLDAVAAQFRATHGHRLRIATKYHRLVRDHLRRHGVADYQLVDSQGATEGTVKNLTAEAVADITSTGETLRANHLKILQGAPVHQSQATLFAAHAADWTGARGPLAALLARLEIGMPSGL from the coding sequence ATACCGCTGAAACTGGGGGTGCCGTCCAAGGGGCGGCTGATGGACAAGACCTTTGACTGGTTCGGGGACCATGGCGTGACCTTGCGCCGCGCAGGCGCCGCGCGGGAATATGCCGGTGCCGTCGAGGGCGTTGAGGGCGTGGAGCTGGTGTTGCTTTCGGCGGGCGAGATCCCGCGTGAACTGGCTGCGGGGCGCATCCATCTGGGCGTCACCGGGTCCGATCTGGTGCGTGAGGGGCTGGCCGACTGGACGCAGCAGGTGACCGAACTGGCGCTCATGGGTTTTGGCCACGCTGACCTGATCATCGCGGTGCCGTCGGTCTGGGTCGATGTGGAAACGCTGGATGATCTGGACGCAGTTGCCGCGCAATTCCGCGCCACCCATGGCCACCGGCTGCGCATCGCCACCAAATACCACCGGCTGGTGCGCGACCACCTGCGCCGCCACGGCGTGGCGGATTATCAACTGGTCGACAGCCAAGGCGCGACCGAGGGCACGGTGAAGAACCTGACCGCCGAGGCCGTGGCCGACATCACCTCGACCGGCGAAACGCTGCGCGCCAACCATCTGAAGATCTTGCAAGGCGCGCCCGTGCATCAGTCACAGGCGACGCTGTTTGCCGCCCATGCCGCCGACTGGACTGGGGCGCGTGGGCCGCTGGCGGCGCTGCTGGCGCGGCTGGAAATCGGGATGCCTTCGGGACTTTAG